The window CGCTTAGCAAATCATCCCTCACGAGTTCTTGCAACTTATCAAGTGCATTGTGAGTAGAATGGAGCTGGTCGTGATGTTGGTCGGCGGCTATTGCCACAGCTTGTTCCTTCTTCGACTTGTATTGGCAAATAAGTATCAGGGTAGCATCTTGTGGTTAACTGATCTAGACGAAGGATTATTGAGCCTTGCCAGGTTGTCTGTCAGGTCAGTTAAGTGGTTGGCTATTACGTGGACCACTTTTTCTTCGCGTTGCACTTTGCCAGATACGCCAATCAACCTAGCGTTCATAATAATCCGGCGATATTGCTTAAAAACAGAAGGCCAAAGGATTATATTGGCAATTCCCGTATCGTCTTCCAGTGTAACAAATAATACCCCTTTAGCTGTACCAGGTCTTTGTCGAACCAAAACGAGTCCAGCTATTTTTACCAGATGATTAGATGATACATGTATTAAATTCTTAGCTTCTGTTAAGGGTGTCATAGGAATTTTGTCACGAAGGAGAAACATTGGGTGATGTTTGAGCGATAACCTGAGGGTTCGATAGTCTTCCACCACTTCTTCGCCTGCTTGCATTTCCGGTAGTGGTATTAAATCTTCTTCTTTGCGGAACCCAACGTTGTTCGTGGTATTAGAAAATAGTGGGAGGTGAGAGTTATTAATCGCGATGATGGTCCAAAGGGCAGTACGGCGGTTTAGTCCAAGTGAGCTAAATGTATTAGCTTTTGCTAATATCTTCAGACACTCTATGTTTAGTTTTGTTCTTTTTTGCAGATCATAGACACTTTTATATCCGATCCCCCTTACACTTATAATTTGGTCGGCATCGGTTTTCCTAAGATGTTTGATCTGGCGTAATCCTAGACGAAGTGCCGATGAATTTTTATTAATAGCAGCCTCTTTATTTGTGATTCTTTCTAAGGTGGATTCCCATTGGCTAAAATTAATGTCTGGTGCTCTGACCTCAACCCCATGGTTTTGGAGATCCTTTACAATTTGGGCGGGAGCGTAAAACCCCATAGGTTGACTGTTTAACAAGGAGGCTCCAAACACGGCGGGGTAGTGGAATTTTAACCATGCAGAGATGTAGACTAGTATGGCGAAGCTTGCTGCGTGAGATTCTGGGAATCCATATTCTCCAAAACCTTCTATCTGTTCAAAACAGCGTTTGGCAAAGTCGGCCTCATAGCCGTTACCCTGCATTCCACTAAGCATTTTTTCTCGGAACTTGTGAATTAAGCCCGTTTTACGAAAGGTGGCCATGGCACGTCTTAAGGAATCTGCTTCCGTAGCTGTAAACCCAGCTCCAACCACAGCAATCCGCATTGCCTGTTCTTGAAATAATGGTACTCCGAGTGTTTTTCCAAGCACTTGATACAGCTCCTGAGATGGGTATGTAATAGTTTCCTTTCCATTTCTTCTGCGTAGATATGGATGCACCATATCCCCCTGAATTGGTCCTGGACGGACGATGGCAACCTGAATAACTAAATCATAAAATTCTTTTGGTTTGAGTCTGGGTAACATTGACATTTGTGCACGGCTTTCAACTTGAAAGACACCAATGGTGTCTGCCCTGCAAAGCATTTCATAAACTTGGTGATCGTGCTGGGGAATTTTAGATAGACTAAGTTTTTCACCATAATGATTTTTAATTAAATCGAAGCTTTGGTGTATGCATGTTAAAATACCAAGCCCTAGTATATCGACCTTAAGAATATTTAAAGCATCAAGATCGTCTTTGTCCCACTCTATTACTGTTCGGTTTTTCATAGCAGCATTGCCAATAGGAACTATTTCAGAGAGTTTATCCTGTGTAATTACAAGGCCTCCGACATGCTGGGATAAGTGCCTGGGAAAACCTATTAGCTCTTCAGCTAATTTGAGAGCCAGCTGAAGTTTTTTGTCTAAAGGATTGAGGTTTGTTTCTAGCACATCATCAGTATTTACTGGGCGTTTGCTGCTACCCCATATAGTTTTGGAGAGGGTGTTGATGATATCTGATGAAATACCTAAGGCCTTCCCAATGTCTCGAATTGCACTGCGTGCTCGATAGCACACGAAGGTAGCGGTCATGCCAACCCTATCTCTGCCATACTTAGCGTAGATATGTTGTATGATCTCTTCACGGCGATCGTGTTCAAAATCTATGTCGATATCGGGTGGTTCGTTGCGTGCTGAGCTAATAAACCTTTCAAACAAGAGTTCAATCTGGCTGGGGTCAACAGCTGTAATTCCTAAAAAATAACATACAGATGAATTAGCTGCGGAGCCACGACCTTGGCAGAGAATGTTCTGGGATTTAGCAAATCTAACAATTTCGTAAACAGTGAGAAAATAAGGGGCGTAGTTTAGTTGTTTGATAAGTTGGAGTTCATGATTGAGTTGGGCGCATATTTTGGTTGGCACGCCATCGGGATATTGTTTTTGAGCTCCTTCATTAGAGAGCTGCACGAGGCGTTCGAAAGCAGGAAGACCATTCTTTGATGATTCTTTTGGGTAACAATGTTCTAGTTCATCTAGCGAAAAGCAACACCTGTTTGCTATTTCAGTAGTATGTACGATTGCTTCTGGATAAGCACTAAAGAGACGTATCATTTCATTTGGAGGTTTAAGGTATCGCTCTGCATTGGCTTTAAGCTTAAAGCCCGCTTGTTCGATAGTACATTTTTCACGAATGCAGGTTAGTATATCTTGGGTCACACGTCGTTCTGGGATGTGATAGTAGACATCATTGCTCGCGACCAAAGGAACATTGCTCAAAGATGAAAGCTCTGCAAGTTGGGCAATTTTATTTTCATCATTGCCATCATATTGGTAATTGGCGGCAAGGTAGCAATGTTCAGGTGAATTTTTAGACAATATCTTTAGGTACTCTAAAAATTCATAACTGATCACTCTTGGTGGCAGAATTACCAAAATTTGGTCAGTGCTGTTTTCAATAAGATCTGAATAGTAGATTTTGCATTGGTCTTTGAGAGCGCGACGTTTCCCTGTTGTTAGTAGTGCCGTAAGGCGTCCGTATGCATTGCGAGTGGTGGGTAGGCATAGGAGGCTGGGAAAATTAACAAGGTCAAGTCGTGCTCCAACTAAAAGTTTGATGCCGTGCTCACGCGCTACAACATGAGCCCTAACGACGCCAGCGAGAGAATTATGGTCTGTGACGGCAATTGCATGATAGTTAAGAGACCTTGCAGTTTTTATTAACTCATGTGGATGGGAGGCTCCATAGGTGAAGGTAAAGTTAGTGGTAACCTGAATTTCGGCATAAGGGATCATTTTCATATGAATCTTTAGCTACTGGTGGTGTTGGAGTTTTTATGCAAAAAGGCCGTGTAGCCACCATTTGGGCTGTTTAGTATTTTCGTATAGTCCTTCACGGTAGAGCCAGAATCGTGCGCCAGCTTTATTTTCCACTTGGTAATAATCCCGTGTCCAAGTGTCACTTTTCCACCATTCACCTGAAATTCTTTCAGGGCCGGTAGAACGAATTACATGATGTATTTGATTTCCCCACCTAAATAAAATTGGAGGCTTGTCCGGGGTCATTGCAACTGCTTCTAAGGGTATAGGTGGATTAAACAGGTGGAGGGGCCTTGGTTTTCGGATATCCCAAAATATATTTGGATCTTTAATTTGAGATGTAGAAAATTTTACGGCTTTCTCTGGGGTGTGGCTTTGATGAGGAATAAAACTAAGTATGGCATGCTTAGTAAGTCGGTTAGTTAACTTATCTAATAAATCACAAAGCGCATCTTCATTTTGGTTTTGTTCTTGTGAGTGGAGAGAGTTCTTGAAATTGAGGGTGCTTTGTTCGGAGTATAATCCCTCCGTTAGGTTTGCTTCTAAGCTTATCGATTCAATTCCTTCATCATTGTCGGGATTAAGGCTAATGCATTGCAGCTTCTCATAAAAAAGATTTGCTAGTGGGTCTGGCGTAGAAATTTTCCGACTAGTTTCAATTCTTACTTGGCGTGAACCTGAATTAGTAGGGAAGATATTCAAGGTGGCACGCCTGATCGCCTGATTTCTTTTTTTTAGTAATTCACACAATTCAGTTAATAATTCATGAGTTATCTGCGTAAGAATTTGCGTGGATATGATAGGGGTTTGGAATCTTTTTTGAACGGATAGTAATGGAACTGATCGACGTGGTGAGATGGGTTCTGGCTCTGCAGAAAGTGCTTGATCAAGTCGAGATAGAAGTTTGTGCCCAAAACGTTTGGTAAGACTTGAGCGCGGTATTTTGAACAATTCACCAATGCATCT of the Dehalococcoidia bacterium genome contains:
- a CDS encoding error-prone DNA polymerase, translating into MKMIPYAEIQVTTNFTFTYGASHPHELIKTARSLNYHAIAVTDHNSLAGVVRAHVVAREHGIKLLVGARLDLVNFPSLLCLPTTRNAYGRLTALLTTGKRRALKDQCKIYYSDLIENSTDQILVILPPRVISYEFLEYLKILSKNSPEHCYLAANYQYDGNDENKIAQLAELSSLSNVPLVASNDVYYHIPERRVTQDILTCIREKCTIEQAGFKLKANAERYLKPPNEMIRLFSAYPEAIVHTTEIANRCCFSLDELEHCYPKESSKNGLPAFERLVQLSNEGAQKQYPDGVPTKICAQLNHELQLIKQLNYAPYFLTVYEIVRFAKSQNILCQGRGSAANSSVCYFLGITAVDPSQIELLFERFISSARNEPPDIDIDFEHDRREEIIQHIYAKYGRDRVGMTATFVCYRARSAIRDIGKALGISSDIINTLSKTIWGSSKRPVNTDDVLETNLNPLDKKLQLALKLAEELIGFPRHLSQHVGGLVITQDKLSEIVPIGNAAMKNRTVIEWDKDDLDALNILKVDILGLGILTCIHQSFDLIKNHYGEKLSLSKIPQHDHQVYEMLCRADTIGVFQVESRAQMSMLPRLKPKEFYDLVIQVAIVRPGPIQGDMVHPYLRRRNGKETITYPSQELYQVLGKTLGVPLFQEQAMRIAVVGAGFTATEADSLRRAMATFRKTGLIHKFREKMLSGMQGNGYEADFAKRCFEQIEGFGEYGFPESHAASFAILVYISAWLKFHYPAVFGASLLNSQPMGFYAPAQIVKDLQNHGVEVRAPDINFSQWESTLERITNKEAAINKNSSALRLGLRQIKHLRKTDADQIISVRGIGYKSVYDLQKRTKLNIECLKILAKANTFSSLGLNRRTALWTIIAINNSHLPLFSNTTNNVGFRKEEDLIPLPEMQAGEEVVEDYRTLRLSLKHHPMFLLRDKIPMTPLTEAKNLIHVSSNHLVKIAGLVLVRQRPGTAKGVLFVTLEDDTGIANIILWPSVFKQYRRIIMNARLIGVSGKVQREEKVVHVIANHLTDLTDNLARLNNPSSRSVNHKMLP
- a CDS encoding DNA polymerase Y family protein; protein product: MKRIVSVWLPYWQTDLEYQRRLTNKCTRRKPLALTNEIRGTKHITAACRHAQKLGIEINMPLTDARLLVPELNIARDNATTATKALSKLANLLTRFTPWVAIHGINDLYLDVSGCSDLFGGELSLLNYLYKELYESIHPDCTARITIADTAGAAWAISHFTNQSRIPPGESKKYLARLPLAALRVDERTLKTLHFLGLRCIGELFKIPRSSLTKRFGHKLLSRLDQALSAEPEPISPRRSVPLLSVQKRFQTPIISTQILTQITHELLTELCELLKKRNQAIRRATLNIFPTNSGSRQVRIETSRKISTPDPLANLFYEKLQCISLNPDNDEGIESISLEANLTEGLYSEQSTLNFKNSLHSQEQNQNEDALCDLLDKLTNRLTKHAILSFIPHQSHTPEKAVKFSTSQIKDPNIFWDIRKPRPLHLFNPPIPLEAVAMTPDKPPILFRWGNQIHHVIRSTGPERISGEWWKSDTWTRDYYQVENKAGARFWLYREGLYENTKQPKWWLHGLFA